The stretch of DNA CCAAGTGATCTCATGTTGTGTAGTCGGTCGGCCAGCTTGATCAGTATCACTCGGATATCTTTTGCCATTGTCAGAAGCATCTTGCGACAATACTCGGCCTGGCGCTCTTCCCGCGACTTGTACTCGACCGATCCAATCTTAGTTACACCATCAATCAGATCGGCAATCTCATCACCAAACTCCTGTCGCAATTGTTCGAGGGAGATGTCGGTATCCTCAACGACATCATGTAAAAGTCCGGCCGCCAGTGTAGTCGAATCCATATGCTGCTCAGCCAGGATAAAGGCTACTTCAAGGCAGTGCTCCACATACGGCTCTCCCGACACCCGCCTCTGACCGGCGTGGGCACTGTCCGAAAACTCATACGCTTTACGCACTAACGGTATGTTCACATTGGCATTGAATGATTCAATATGGATGATGAATTCTGCTAGATTCACGTGGTTGCCTCTATGTGCCGTAACTCTCAAGGCTGCTGATTACTTCGTCGGCTACCCGCTCTATCGAGATCGTTTCCATGCATCGGCAGCGTCGGGGCGGACACTGGCAATCCGGGTTCGGAGGCTGGATCACTCTATGCTGGTTCCCGACCGGTCCCCAACGCTGCGGCGACATAACCTTACGTCCCGAATACAAGCCCACCACTCTGGTTCCCACCGCTGTAGCCAGATGTAGCGGGCCGGTGGAGTTGGCAACCACCACTTCCGCCAGCGACAAAACGGCCGCTAATGTCCGAAGATCTGTCTCACCGGAGATATCGCGCAGATCAAGATTCATCTGGTGTGCCATCTTACGGATTTGTCCGCCTTCTCTCTCAGACCCCGATATCGCGACTTCTACACCCCTCTCTCGTAGTTGCCGGTACAACCTCAGGAAACGCTCAGGAGACCACCCCTCGGCAGAACCGCCTGAGCCGGGATGAAGTACTACGAATGATCCGTCTACCCCAACCTTCCGGAGAATCCGTTGGGCGTTACTGAGTTCCTTCTCCTTCAGAAACACATGCGGCGTTCTCGCTATCTTACCATCCCGGAAAAACTCCAGGAAGTCTAGATTATACTCATACTCATGTCTTTTGTTGGTCCGCCGGCTGTGAAACAAGTGCTGGTTGAAAAATACAGAATGGAATCGACCAGCGGTGCCAATGCGAGCAGAAATACCAGCTTTGTAGAATAGTTGTGATATGCGACGCTCGGGATACAAGGCCACTACGACGCGGTATTCACCCAGACGGATGCGATGAAGTAAATCCTTCTTGTAAAGCTTGTCGATCATTAGCTGATCATTTTGCACACGCACGATACGATCAATGCTGGGGTTGTTCTCAAGAATGGGTGAGGCGTATAGCGAACTTAAGACGTCCACCCGACATTCTGGATACCGCGCCTTAATCGTCTCTACAAACGGCAGAGCGAGTATGAGGTCTCCAAGCCGGTCGGTACGGCTGATCAGAATGTGATCGTTCGGCTTGAGATCAATCTTCTTTTGCATCTGTCAACATTTCCGATATCTGTTTTTGCTTCTGTATGTGGCGCAGCTTGGCGTACTTGACAAATACCGCCGTTGCCGACAACACCGATACCATGAATCCCTCTACACCATCCCGAAAACCCTGTCGACTAATGAAGTGTGCAATAAACGAGACAGGCGGCCGAAGAACAAGGTCGAACCACCCCGTTCGTCTCCCTTTTTCATACGCCGCTTCCGCACCCAAAGTTGTATAGCGATTGAACCGCCGCAAATATGACTCCAAGTCCGGGTAGCTGTAGTGCAACAATTCTCCCTTGAGACATCCTGTCCGACCGCGAACCTCGACCTTCTCGTGAACCACAGCGTCATTAAAATTACCGTTGGCCTTCCGAAACACCCTTAATATGGGATCAGGATACCACCCGCAATGGTATATCCAGCGGCCGAGAAAATTCGTCCTCCGTTTGACAAAGAAGCCGTCGATATCACCAGGATTCGCAAGCTTTTCTCGAATCTCCCGAGCCAACGCGGGAGTGACTTCCTCATCAGCATCTATCGACAGTATCCACTCCCCGGTAGACTGCTTCACCGCCTCCTGTTTGGCAGGGCCATAACCCTTGAACACCACCGTGAATACTCTCGCCTGGTACTGTCGGGCAATTTCCACTGTCCGATCCGTCGAATCGCTGTCAACCACGACAATCTCGTCGGCCCATACCACTGACTTCAGGCAGCGCTCGATATTGGCCTCTTCGTTCTTCGTAATTATGACCACCGAGATATTCACGGAATCTGCCTTTCGCAATTACTACTCATGACTGCCCGGTATGCTTCATAAACCTGATCAACAGTGATGTCGAAAATATTGTCGTCGTTCCCCGAAACAACTGCGCCCACTTCCTCATCAAAAGGTCGCCACAAAAGGAAATTTTTCATGAAGCAACTGTACAGTCCTACTACCGGAACCCTAAACGAACGTGCAATATGTACTAACGAAGTATCAGGGGTAATCAGTAGGTCAAGCTTTGAGATCAAGGCCGAGGCCGCAACTAGACTCATACCATCCGGCACCAGGTCAACACGCTCCGAGAAATACGCCTTAAGCCACTCAGCCCTTCCACGTTCGGACGGAATCGTAAACAGAATGACTCGATTGGTTGGGAAGTGATCAAGAATCCGTTTAACCAACTCGACCGATTTCTCCTTCGCCCAGATTCGAGTCGGTGATCCAGCCGACAGGTTGTAACCGATGACCGTTTCGGTTGAATCATTATCGCATACTTGGGTAAGGAACTTACTAGCCACTTCCATATTGCTCTGCTTGATGTACGGAGGAGCATAATTGGATATCGAATCCGGCTCTATACCGAAAGCCAACAGCAGCTTCAGCGTATTCTCAATTATGTGCCCGGTATTACCAATTGGATGTTCGTAGTTAAAGTCATAGAAGTCACGATGTTTAACCTTCCCCACGCCTATGCGCGGCTTACCGGGTACCGCTAATTGTGAAAGGAACAACGCCGTCACCGAATCATCACAGATCATGTCAACGACGCAATCATATCCTTCTCTCCTGATGTCCCGGAGTTGCTGAAGGTCTCGCCAGATATTCTTGCGGTAGAGGTAAACACGATCAAAGCGAGGATCATCCCTGATGATCGCAGCGTTACCGGGAGAACCAAGGATTGCGATCTTGATATGGGGGAAATGCTTCCTGAGTCCGTCAAAGACCGGAAATGATATGATCATATCACCAATTTTCTCCGGTCGCAGAAATAGTACTTTCTTGAGATGTCGACCATTGAGTGGCTTGAAGTCGTCGCACCCCTTACGGAGCACACGACTGCACGACTTAAACACAAGTTGCTTGAACCAATGTTCAGCCGGTTTGAACCTATCCACGAGTGTATTCTCCGCTTTCACAGTGCGCCCGAAGATGATTTTCCACCCTGTCAATCATCGTCTCGACTCGAAAATGGCGATGCCACCTATCGCGCCCCGCGCGGCCCATTTCTGCTCGGCGAGCATCATCGTTCATAAGGTCAGCAACGACGATACCAAGACTGTCCGGGGCATTAGGCGGCACCAACACAGCGCATTCATTCTCTTCAACAGCCTCTGGGATTCCCCCCACCGTCGTCGCAACTATCGGTAGACCCGCCCGCATCCCTTCTAGCACGGCAGCCGGAAACCACTCCTCAATAGACGGATGAATCATCATGTCCGCGCCAGCCAACATCTGGTCAAATTCGGTCAGCATACCGGTGAAGACGATCTTATCTGAAAGACCATACTTCTCCACCAACTCCTGAAGCTCATCGCGTAGATATCCGTCACCAATAAAGATAAACCTGGCCAATTGGTTCTTTTGTACAATCTGTCGAGCTGCCTTGATCAAATGTCGATGCCCTTTTTCGTCAACTAATCTTCCCACTGTAACCGCGATCAAAGCATTGATGGGCCAATCATACTTCGCTCTTAGAAGACGTGAGGCCTCCTTATCCGGTCTCGAAAAATCGCGCTCAGCAATACCATTATGGATAACTTCCACATTCTCATCTTTAATATAGCCCAACCGAATTATCTGTTTCTTGAGCGCATGCGATGGAACAATAACGCCGTCAACAAGTCGCGGGGTCAGATAGCGATGAATGAAATTATCTTTGGTAAGATCAACACCAACCCTCCAGATGACTTTGGCGTGTCGTTTCAACTTGGCGGCCAATCCCCCCAGGCGGATATCTTTATTGAAGTTCACTACCACCACGTCTGTACGTTGTTCCTTTAGATACTCCAACAATCTAACGATAGTCACCGGATTGAAGTCTCCGCTGATATTTAAGGGCAAGAGGTCAACATCTGAGCTGGTCATACTTACCCGACGCAGCAACTCCGAGTCTGGCCGACCGGCGACGGTCACACAATGTCCACGTTCAGCAAGACCGCTCGCAGTCAAGCGAATCCATTCCTCCATACCACCGAAAGTTTTGGTTTCGATTGAATTGAGGTAGAGGAGGTTCACCTCTTCCCCCTGAATTGCATATCGTACAGCCTCTTGTACAGGCCATCAATGCCAAGCAAATCATCATGTGTACCGGATTCAGTAATATGACCTTTATCGATCACCATGATACGGTCAGCATTCTTAATAGTCGAAAGACGGTGGGCAATTACCAGTGCAGTGCGGTTTGTCATCAAGCGATCAATCGCCTCTTGGACCAGCATCTCCGACTCGGTATCCAGCGCCGACGTTGCTTCATCAAAAATCAACACTTGCGGATCTCGCAACAACGCCCGAGCAATCGCAATCCGTTGTCTCTGCCCACCGGAGAGCATAACACCGCGATTGCCAACCAGTGTCTCGTAGCCGTTCTCAAACTCCGAGATGAACTCATGGGCATTGGCCATAGTAGCAGCCTCGATCACTTTTTCCGCCGCAATTCCAGTGCTTCCATAAGCAATATTGTTGCGGATCGTATCGTTGAAGAGATATGTCTCCTGGGTTACAATACCCATCAATCCGCGCAGTGATTTCAGCGATAGGTCCCGGATATCGTGACCATCAATCGAGATACGCCCTTCTCCCGGATCATAAAAACGGGGCAGCAAGTCCAGTAGGGTCGATTTGCCTGCACCCGACGGCCCCACAACTGCCACCACTTCGCCTCGATTAACTTCAAACGAGATGTCCGTGAGCACCGGTTCGTTCGCGTTATAGGAAAACGAGAGTGATTCGTAGCGGATATTTTTCTGGAATTTCTCAATCGTTCGAGGCTGCGGTTGCTCCTGAACATCCTCCGTGGCGTCCAGCACATTAAAGATTCGCTCCGCAGCGGCCATCCCCTCCTGCACCTTGATATGCACCTGACTGAGGGACTTGACCGGCTTGATCAACGAAAGCATGGCAACGACGAATGTCATGAAGTCACCAGCTGTCAGTTCGCCGGTACCCTCGATAATCCGCGTACCGGAATAGAGCAGAATCATTATCCCCGCCAATGTAGCCAGGGTATCATTGATTGGCGAAGCCAGGTGTCGGATACGCGTCATGCGTAACAGAGCCCGGAAGTACTCACCAGTAGCTACGAAAAACCTCCGAATCTCCTGTGGCTCCATCGAGAATGCCTTGACGATACGAATGTTACTGGTGACCTCTTCCAGAACCGAATTCACGTCAGCCATTTTCTCCTGCGAACGTGCCGAGTACTTACGCATCTTGTATCCGACAAACCAGATGAAGCCAAACACCACCGGCATAATCACCATCGATAACAGGGTCAGCTTCCAACTGAGGATAAGCAGGAACGAAGTCAATACTATCGTCATTACCGAATCAGTGACAAGGCGATTGAAACCGATATCTATCGCATCGTTGAGTACCGTCACATCGTTGGTGACCCGACTGATTATCTGGCCCGTGCGTCGACGATGGAAATAGCCCAATGACAAGCGCTGGTATTTTTCGAACAGGCGGTTGCGAAAACTGCGAATGACCGATTGATGCACAAACGCCATGAAGAACCCCTGCAGGTAATGAAACAGGTTCTTCGCCACCACAATCGAAAGTGCCAGCCAACAGAAATTGACCAGCATATCACGTCGACTGTCAGCTGCCACCGCCTGATTGATCCAACCGTTGATCGTGCCCTTCAAGTCCGAAACTGTGGTCGAAACTTGCTCCACCGCGTCGGCACCACCAATTTCCGCCGTGTAAGGCGAGTCTATCTGAAATAAGACCATCAGCAGTGGACCGAACATCCACACTAACAATCCCGCGAAAATGGCATGAAGAGCCGCCGAACCGGAAGCAACTACAAGCGGCTTCCAGTAAGGTTTGAGAACTCCAAATGTTCGTCCATATAGG from Candidatus Zixiibacteriota bacterium encodes:
- a CDS encoding glycosyltransferase family 9 protein, whose amino-acid sequence is MQKKIDLKPNDHILISRTDRLGDLILALPFVETIKARYPECRVDVLSSLYASPILENNPSIDRIVRVQNDQLMIDKLYKKDLLHRIRLGEYRVVVALYPERRISQLFYKAGISARIGTAGRFHSVFFNQHLFHSRRTNKRHEYEYNLDFLEFFRDGKIARTPHVFLKEKELSNAQRILRKVGVDGSFVVLHPGSGGSAEGWSPERFLRLYRQLRERGVEVAISGSEREGGQIRKMAHQMNLDLRDISGETDLRTLAAVLSLAEVVVANSTGPLHLATAVGTRVVGLYSGRKVMSPQRWGPVGNQHRVIQPPNPDCQCPPRRCRCMETISIERVADEVISSLESYGT
- a CDS encoding glycosyltransferase family 2 protein, with translation MRKADSVNISVVIITKNEEANIERCLKSVVWADEIVVVDSDSTDRTVEIARQYQARVFTVVFKGYGPAKQEAVKQSTGEWILSIDADEEVTPALAREIREKLANPGDIDGFFVKRRTNFLGRWIYHCGWYPDPILRVFRKANGNFNDAVVHEKVEVRGRTGCLKGELLHYSYPDLESYLRRFNRYTTLGAEAAYEKGRRTGWFDLVLRPPVSFIAHFISRQGFRDGVEGFMVSVLSATAVFVKYAKLRHIQKQKQISEMLTDAKED
- a CDS encoding glycosyltransferase family 9 protein, which translates into the protein MDRFKPAEHWFKQLVFKSCSRVLRKGCDDFKPLNGRHLKKVLFLRPEKIGDMIISFPVFDGLRKHFPHIKIAILGSPGNAAIIRDDPRFDRVYLYRKNIWRDLQQLRDIRREGYDCVVDMICDDSVTALFLSQLAVPGKPRIGVGKVKHRDFYDFNYEHPIGNTGHIIENTLKLLLAFGIEPDSISNYAPPYIKQSNMEVASKFLTQVCDNDSTETVIGYNLSAGSPTRIWAKEKSVELVKRILDHFPTNRVILFTIPSERGRAEWLKAYFSERVDLVPDGMSLVAASALISKLDLLITPDTSLVHIARSFRVPVVGLYSCFMKNFLLWRPFDEEVGAVVSGNDDNIFDITVDQVYEAYRAVMSSNCERQIP
- a CDS encoding glycosyltransferase family 4 protein, with product MNLLYLNSIETKTFGGMEEWIRLTASGLAERGHCVTVAGRPDSELLRRVSMTSSDVDLLPLNISGDFNPVTIVRLLEYLKEQRTDVVVVNFNKDIRLGGLAAKLKRHAKVIWRVGVDLTKDNFIHRYLTPRLVDGVIVPSHALKKQIIRLGYIKDENVEVIHNGIAERDFSRPDKEASRLLRAKYDWPINALIAVTVGRLVDEKGHRHLIKAARQIVQKNQLARFIFIGDGYLRDELQELVEKYGLSDKIVFTGMLTEFDQMLAGADMMIHPSIEEWFPAAVLEGMRAGLPIVATTVGGIPEAVEENECAVLVPPNAPDSLGIVVADLMNDDARRAEMGRAGRDRWHRHFRVETMIDRVENHLRAHCESGEYTRG
- a CDS encoding ABC transporter ATP-binding protein/permease, yielding MNLYGRTFGVLKPYWKPLVVASGSAALHAIFAGLLVWMFGPLLMVLFQIDSPYTAEIGGADAVEQVSTTVSDLKGTINGWINQAVAADSRRDMLVNFCWLALSIVVAKNLFHYLQGFFMAFVHQSVIRSFRNRLFEKYQRLSLGYFHRRRTGQIISRVTNDVTVLNDAIDIGFNRLVTDSVMTIVLTSFLLILSWKLTLLSMVIMPVVFGFIWFVGYKMRKYSARSQEKMADVNSVLEEVTSNIRIVKAFSMEPQEIRRFFVATGEYFRALLRMTRIRHLASPINDTLATLAGIMILLYSGTRIIEGTGELTAGDFMTFVVAMLSLIKPVKSLSQVHIKVQEGMAAAERIFNVLDATEDVQEQPQPRTIEKFQKNIRYESLSFSYNANEPVLTDISFEVNRGEVVAVVGPSGAGKSTLLDLLPRFYDPGEGRISIDGHDIRDLSLKSLRGLMGIVTQETYLFNDTIRNNIAYGSTGIAAEKVIEAATMANAHEFISEFENGYETLVGNRGVMLSGGQRQRIAIARALLRDPQVLIFDEATSALDTESEMLVQEAIDRLMTNRTALVIAHRLSTIKNADRIMVIDKGHITESGTHDDLLGIDGLYKRLYDMQFRGKR